A window of Corallococcus macrosporus DSM 14697 contains these coding sequences:
- a CDS encoding MBL fold metallo-hydrolase, translating into MREPYVRQLKLGPMDNFVYLVGPRHSDEVVVVDPAWDVEAIEQAVKQDGKRVVGAFVSHCHFDHINGLPDLLSKWDVPVFAQREEVQFSPELRELGGALRPLGPGDEVRVGAETFQALHTPGHTPGSHCLLAGDALVSGDTVFINGCGRCDMSGGDPEQMYRSLSQVLAKVPGSAKLYPGHDYADVPVTSMEAVREKNPYFAFDNVDAFVAFRMRPRK; encoded by the coding sequence ATGCGTGAACCGTACGTGCGGCAGCTCAAGCTCGGGCCCATGGACAACTTCGTCTACCTGGTGGGCCCCCGGCACTCGGACGAGGTGGTGGTGGTGGACCCCGCGTGGGACGTGGAGGCCATCGAGCAGGCCGTCAAGCAGGACGGCAAGCGCGTGGTGGGCGCGTTCGTCTCGCACTGCCACTTCGACCACATCAACGGCTTGCCGGACCTGCTGTCGAAGTGGGACGTGCCGGTGTTCGCGCAGCGGGAGGAGGTCCAGTTCTCCCCGGAGCTGCGCGAGCTGGGCGGCGCGCTGCGGCCCCTGGGGCCGGGCGATGAGGTGCGCGTGGGGGCGGAGACGTTCCAGGCGCTGCACACGCCCGGGCACACGCCGGGCTCGCACTGCCTGCTGGCCGGTGACGCGCTCGTGTCCGGCGACACCGTGTTCATCAACGGCTGCGGCCGGTGTGACATGAGCGGGGGCGACCCGGAGCAGATGTACCGCTCCCTGTCCCAGGTGCTGGCGAAGGTGCCCGGCAGCGCGAAGCTGTATCCGGGCCATGACTACGCGGACGTGCCGGTGACGTCCATGGAGGCGGTGCGGGAGAAGAACCCGTACTTCGCCTTCGACAACGTGGACGCCTTCGTCGCGTTCCGCATGCGCCCGCGGAAGTAA
- a CDS encoding DNA gyrase/topoisomerase IV subunit A — MRAEAESKSRKKQGAGGGGGGGGGGAAGGNGDGSVPASLADEARRRYINYALSVITSRALPDVRDGLKPVQRRILFGMYHDHRLTHEAKYQKSAKVVGSVMGQYHPHGDSSIYEALVRMAQDFSLRYPLVDGHGNFGSLDGDGAAAMRYTECRLAMLAGELLTELGKKTVAYRPTYDGSMQEPVVIPARVPQLLMNGTTGIAVGMATNIPPHHLGELVDALVALIENPQLLTKDLLKWVKGPDFPTGGQILNDKKELRDIYESGQGSIRIRGEYKLEDLKRGGQQLVITSIPYTVNKSTLVAKFGDLVRERKLPLITDVRDESTKDVRIVLELKKDANPELVMAYLYKQTPLQTNFGVNLTCLVPIKDTPELSTPQRLNLKDILQYFLDFRFEVVTKRFEHELGELLRRVHILEGFEKVYDALDEMIKIIRASEGKQDAAKKLIARFKLDEVQVDAILEMKLYKLARLEILVVEKELKEKRAEIKRIQGILKDKKKVWGTVRDELGELKARYNDKRRTRIGGAGAEEMEFSAEAFIADEDAHVVITRDGWVKRVREVKDPSTTRLREGDAVMAVLAGSLKANLVLFSNFGTAYVTRFNDVPASTGYGEPVQKFFKFDDGERVVSAVSLDARLPRPQKLVGVTKQGLGMRFLLEPHLEVSTRAGRRYAKTGEGDEIIGVQPVTDRDLLAVLTEKTSALVCKVAEVNELAGPGKGVTVIKVDGGDRVVDFLAVSPAQKDARLEFETQKGRKLHLSPAKYGVTGRGGKGHEMSKRDAVKEVARPVTFIPLPEKKD; from the coding sequence ATGCGCGCAGAAGCCGAATCGAAATCGCGAAAGAAGCAGGGAGCCGGGGGAGGCGGCGGCGGCGGTGGTGGCGGCGCCGCGGGTGGCAACGGTGACGGCTCCGTGCCGGCCTCGCTCGCGGACGAGGCGCGCCGCCGGTACATCAACTACGCCCTGTCGGTCATCACCTCGCGCGCCCTGCCGGACGTGCGGGACGGCCTCAAGCCGGTGCAGCGCCGCATCCTGTTCGGCATGTACCACGACCACCGGCTGACGCATGAGGCCAAGTACCAGAAGTCCGCCAAGGTGGTCGGCAGTGTGATGGGTCAGTACCACCCGCACGGCGACTCCTCCATCTACGAAGCGCTGGTGCGCATGGCGCAGGACTTCTCCCTGCGCTACCCGCTGGTGGACGGCCACGGCAACTTCGGCTCGCTGGACGGCGACGGCGCGGCGGCCATGCGCTACACCGAGTGCCGCCTGGCCATGCTGGCTGGTGAGCTGCTGACGGAGCTGGGCAAGAAGACGGTGGCCTACCGGCCGACCTACGACGGCTCGATGCAGGAGCCGGTGGTCATCCCCGCGCGGGTGCCGCAGCTCCTGATGAACGGCACCACGGGCATCGCCGTGGGCATGGCCACCAACATCCCGCCCCACCACCTGGGCGAGCTGGTGGACGCGCTGGTGGCGCTCATCGAGAACCCGCAGCTGCTGACGAAGGACCTGCTCAAGTGGGTGAAGGGTCCGGACTTCCCCACGGGCGGGCAGATCCTCAACGACAAGAAGGAACTGCGGGACATCTACGAGTCCGGCCAGGGGAGCATCCGCATCCGGGGTGAGTACAAGCTGGAGGACCTCAAGCGAGGCGGCCAGCAGCTCGTCATCACCTCCATCCCCTACACGGTGAACAAGTCCACGCTGGTGGCCAAGTTCGGCGACCTGGTGCGCGAGCGGAAGCTGCCGCTCATCACCGACGTACGCGACGAGTCCACCAAGGACGTGCGCATCGTCCTGGAGCTGAAGAAGGACGCCAACCCCGAGCTGGTGATGGCGTACCTGTACAAGCAGACGCCGCTGCAGACGAACTTCGGCGTCAACCTCACCTGCCTGGTCCCCATCAAGGACACCCCCGAGCTGAGCACGCCGCAGCGGCTCAACCTCAAGGACATCCTCCAGTACTTCCTCGACTTCCGCTTCGAGGTGGTGACGAAGCGCTTCGAGCACGAGCTGGGCGAGCTGCTCCGGCGCGTCCACATCCTGGAGGGCTTCGAGAAGGTCTATGACGCGCTCGACGAGATGATCAAGATCATCCGCGCGTCGGAGGGCAAGCAGGACGCCGCGAAGAAGCTCATCGCCCGCTTCAAGCTGGATGAGGTCCAGGTGGACGCCATCCTGGAGATGAAGCTCTACAAGCTGGCGCGCCTGGAGATCCTCGTCGTGGAGAAGGAGCTCAAGGAGAAGCGCGCCGAAATCAAGCGCATCCAGGGCATCCTCAAGGACAAGAAGAAGGTGTGGGGCACCGTCCGCGACGAGCTGGGCGAGCTGAAGGCCCGCTACAACGACAAGCGCCGCACGCGCATTGGCGGCGCGGGCGCCGAGGAGATGGAGTTCAGCGCCGAGGCGTTCATCGCGGACGAGGACGCGCACGTGGTCATCACCCGCGACGGCTGGGTCAAGCGCGTGCGCGAGGTGAAGGACCCGTCCACCACCCGCCTGCGTGAAGGCGACGCGGTGATGGCGGTGCTGGCCGGCAGCCTCAAGGCCAACCTGGTGCTCTTCAGCAACTTCGGCACCGCGTATGTCACCCGCTTCAACGACGTGCCGGCCTCCACGGGCTACGGCGAGCCGGTGCAGAAGTTCTTCAAGTTCGACGACGGCGAGCGCGTGGTGTCCGCCGTGTCGCTGGACGCGCGGCTGCCGCGCCCGCAGAAGCTGGTGGGCGTGACGAAGCAGGGCCTGGGCATGCGCTTCCTCCTGGAGCCGCACCTGGAGGTCTCCACGCGCGCGGGCCGCCGCTACGCGAAGACGGGCGAAGGCGACGAAATCATCGGCGTGCAGCCGGTGACGGACCGCGACCTGCTGGCGGTGCTGACGGAGAAGACCAGCGCCCTGGTGTGCAAGGTGGCGGAGGTCAACGAGCTGGCCGGCCCCGGCAAGGGCGTCACCGTCATCAAGGTGGACGGCGGGGACCGCGTGGTGGACTTCCTCGCCGTGTCGCCCGCCCAGAAGGACGCGAGGCTGGAGTTCGAGACGCAGAAGGGCCGCAAGCTGCACCTGTCCCCGGCGAAGTACGGGGTGACGGGCCGCGGCGGCAAGGGCCACGAGATGTCGAAGCGCGACGCCGTGAAGGAGGTGGCGCGCCCCGTCACCTTCATCCCGTTGCCCGAGAAGAAGGACTAG
- a CDS encoding DNA gyrase/topoisomerase IV subunit B, translating into MATKKETYTGADIQVLEGLEPVRKRPAMYIGGTDSTGYHHLLWEILDNSVDEVINGFATTVEVTLHKDSRSVTIVDNGRGIPVDIMPKHKKPAVEVILTTLHAGGKFEQGNYIHSGGLHGVGSSVVNALARKLVVEIKRDGKKHVQTYARGKATSTLKADGATRGTGTSITFEPDPEIFGEKLKFDAETVRERLEAKSYLHKGMTVVWKDETTSPATSVTYKHDGGIAEYLTKVVTERNKPLVPAGSAAFYHSRDNGVRLEAALAWTEATDEHIRSYVNGIPTPLGGTHEAGLRGAVVKAVRNYIETHGIAPKGVTLTAEDIREGITAILSTYVVEPQFQGQTKGRLNNPEVSGQVDGVLRPALEKWLNDNKSIAESVVARIVLAARAREASRAASQAVSRKTAVSHRLNLPGKLADCSSTDPGLSELFIVEGDSAGGSAKQGRDRRTQAILPLRGKVLNAEQASTDKVTTNKELQDIVSALGCGIGSDFDISKLRYGRVFLLMDADSDGHHIATLLLTFFYRHLRPLIESGAIHIAQPPLYRVDIGKETYWALDEPDRDRIIKEKAKGNAKPNIMRFKGLGEMTPDELKETTLDPKHRMSLRVTIDKPLETDRLINDLMGKDVSARFRFIMERAGEVQDLDV; encoded by the coding sequence ATGGCGACGAAGAAGGAAACCTACACAGGCGCGGACATCCAGGTCCTGGAAGGCCTGGAGCCGGTGCGCAAGCGCCCGGCCATGTACATCGGCGGCACCGACAGCACGGGGTATCACCACCTGCTGTGGGAGATCCTCGACAACTCGGTGGACGAGGTCATCAACGGCTTCGCCACCACCGTGGAGGTGACGCTCCACAAGGACAGCCGCAGCGTCACCATCGTGGACAACGGGCGTGGCATCCCCGTTGACATCATGCCCAAGCACAAGAAGCCGGCCGTGGAGGTCATCCTCACGACCCTTCACGCGGGCGGCAAGTTCGAGCAGGGCAACTACATCCACTCCGGCGGTCTGCACGGCGTGGGCAGCTCGGTGGTGAACGCGCTGGCGCGCAAGCTCGTCGTGGAGATCAAGCGCGACGGCAAGAAGCACGTGCAGACGTACGCGCGGGGCAAGGCCACCAGCACCCTGAAGGCGGACGGCGCCACGCGCGGCACCGGCACGTCCATCACCTTCGAGCCGGACCCGGAGATCTTCGGCGAGAAGCTGAAGTTCGACGCGGAGACGGTGCGCGAGCGGCTGGAGGCCAAGAGCTACCTGCACAAGGGCATGACCGTCGTCTGGAAGGACGAGACGACCAGCCCGGCCACGTCGGTGACGTACAAGCACGACGGCGGCATCGCGGAGTACCTCACCAAGGTGGTGACGGAGCGCAACAAGCCGCTGGTGCCGGCGGGCAGCGCGGCCTTCTACCACTCGCGTGACAACGGGGTGCGGCTGGAGGCGGCGCTGGCGTGGACGGAGGCCACCGACGAGCACATCCGCTCGTACGTCAACGGCATCCCCACCCCGCTGGGCGGCACGCACGAGGCGGGCCTGCGCGGCGCGGTGGTGAAGGCGGTGCGCAACTACATCGAGACGCACGGCATCGCGCCCAAGGGCGTGACGCTCACCGCGGAGGACATCCGCGAGGGCATCACCGCCATCCTGTCCACCTACGTGGTGGAGCCGCAGTTCCAGGGCCAGACGAAGGGGCGGCTCAACAACCCCGAAGTCTCCGGCCAGGTGGACGGCGTGCTGCGCCCGGCGCTGGAGAAGTGGCTCAACGACAACAAGTCCATCGCGGAGTCCGTGGTGGCGCGCATCGTCCTGGCCGCCCGCGCGCGCGAGGCCAGCCGCGCCGCGTCCCAGGCGGTGAGCCGCAAGACGGCGGTCAGCCACCGGCTCAACCTGCCGGGCAAGCTGGCGGACTGCTCGTCCACGGACCCGGGCCTGAGCGAGCTGTTCATCGTGGAGGGTGACTCCGCAGGCGGCTCCGCCAAGCAGGGCCGGGACAGGCGCACCCAGGCCATCCTCCCGCTGCGCGGCAAGGTGCTCAACGCGGAGCAGGCGTCCACCGACAAGGTGACGACCAACAAGGAGCTCCAGGACATCGTGTCCGCGCTGGGCTGCGGCATCGGCTCCGACTTCGACATCAGCAAGCTGCGCTACGGCCGCGTCTTCCTGCTGATGGACGCCGACAGCGACGGGCACCACATCGCCACGCTGCTGCTCACCTTCTTCTACCGGCACCTGCGCCCGCTCATCGAGAGCGGCGCCATCCACATCGCCCAGCCGCCGCTGTACCGCGTGGACATCGGCAAGGAGACGTACTGGGCGCTGGACGAGCCGGACCGCGACCGCATCATCAAGGAGAAGGCGAAGGGGAACGCGAAGCCCAACATCATGCGCTTCAAGGGGCTGGGTGAGATGACGCCCGACGAGCTGAAGGAGACGACGCTCGACCCCAAGCACCGCATGAGCCTGCGCGTCACCATCGACAAGCCCCTGGAGACGGACCGCCTCATCAACGACTTGATGGGCAAGGACGTCAGCGCCCGCTTCCGGTTCATCATGGAGCGCGCCGGCGAGGTCCAGGACCTGGACGTCTAG